The genomic DNA GACAACATGTAACTGTTGAGCTTATCCACCATGTCCCTTGAACGGGTTGACTCTGAAAGAATTTCAACCACTAAGGCCGGTGTTCCCATATAGCGGCCTTTTTCATTAACTCCTTGGTTCAAATCACAAGCAACCAACAGATCAGGCTGAACAACATCCGGCTCTGTCAACCCCTTTTTCTTTAGGTGTAAATCAAAGGGCGCTGTAAAAGATTGGCATGGCTTACCTTGAAACCATGTCTGAAAGGTAAAACTAATCCGATTCACAATCATCTGGTGCATTACATTTGGAGAACTCATCAGGATTACTTCACCATTCATGTACTCAGACCGCTGACTACTCATTTCATTCATCACTAGATATTCTTCGTAGGAGATTTTCTTGCCACCATATACATAATCAATGGCATTTTCCTTAATTGTAAAATAGCGCTCCACATCTATAACATAGGGCGTTAATCTCGCTACCTTCTTGCCATTGCGAGTGATAACCACATCTGTATCTCTTTCCATAACTTCTTCCAAATACTGTCCAAAATTATTCTTCATTTCCGTAGCTGTTGCTTCCATATTCAATCTCTCCTTTCTCCTATAATTATTATAGCCAACGGATTAGCTAATGTCAAGTTTGTATAGCTAATCTATTGGCTACATAATATTGTAAATCATTTGTTTGCTGGTAATTCGTTATAAAAGCATTAGAATTCCCACTGACATCGAAAACAAAGCACTCCGCAACATCAACCTTATATATTCCCCTGAAACACTGTATCTGTATCCCTACATAAGTATTGAACGGCCTTTCGTCCCGTTTCTGCAGCTACAGGAAGTCCTCCGGGAATCATTATTCGCTGACCCGCAAAATAAACATTTTTTATGCTTTCGGGTTTGGAA from Firmicutes bacterium HGW-Firmicutes-1 includes the following:
- a CDS encoding prevent-host-death protein — its product is MEATATEMKNNFGQYLEEVMERDTDVVITRNGKKVARLTPYVIDVERYFTIKENAIDYVYGGKKISYEEYLVMNEMSSQRSEYMNGEVILMSSPNVMHQMIVNRISFTFQTWFQGKPCQSFTAPFDLHLKKKGLTEPDVVQPDLLVACDLNQGVNEKGRYMGTPALVVEILSESTRSRDMVDKLNSYMLSGINEYWIVDMMYNKIMMYEFKNAGIGRFNIFESGLCRSFFFEGLVVEVEGIFAGI